A genomic segment from Aegilops tauschii subsp. strangulata cultivar AL8/78 chromosome 1, Aet v6.0, whole genome shotgun sequence encodes:
- the LOC109732427 gene encoding actin-depolymerizing factor 10, translating to MIPSSIRFLDPASHRKTKLIPPQPNLLHRPWDRSLGPPASLGSTSATPPRDQDLGEREHMALAAAAALAWPCLGGNSPAWIDVPERSKSAFMELKRRKVHRYVIFKIDDITEEVVVEKTGAPGESYDDFTASLPVDDCRYAVYDLDFVSDDNCHKSKIFFISWSPDDSRIRAKTIYAVSRNQFRHELDGVHFEIQATDPDDMDLEVLRVRANRT from the exons ATGATCCCATCATCAATACGCTTTCTCGATCCCGCCTCCCATCGGAAAACTAAACTAATCCCACCTCAACCCAATCTCCTCCACCGCCCGTGGGATCGATCCCTCGGCCCGCCCGCCTCCCTCGGATCGACCAGCGCCACCCCGCCGCGAGACCAGGATCTTGGCGAGCGAGAGCACatggcgctggcggcggcggcggccttgGCGTGGCCATGCCTG GGTGGGAACTCGCCGGCGTGGATTGACGTGCCGGAGCGGAGCAAGAGCGCGTTCATGGAGCTGAAGAGGAGGAAGGTGCACCGGTACGTGATATTCAAGATCGACGACATCACGGAGGAGGTCGTGGTCGAGAAGACCGGCGCGCCCGGGGAGAGCTATGACGACTTCACGGCCTCGCTGCCTGTGGACGACTGCCGCTACGCCGTCTACGACCTGGATTTCGTCAGCGACGACAACTGCCACAAGAGCAAGATTTTCTTCATCTCCTG GTCTCCTGATGATTCTCGCATCCGTGCAAAGACCATATATGCTGTGTCCAGGAATCAATTCCGCCACGAGCTCGACGGGGTGCACTTTGAGATCCAGGCAACTGACCCTGACGACATGGACTTGGAAGTTCTCAGGGTCCGTGCTAATAGAACCTGA